In Streptomyces sp. NBC_00341, the DNA window CCGCCCCGCCCGTCCAAGGATCCCACGCACACCCGTAGTCCGCAGGACGTGCAGGTCGCCCCCGGCCGGAGGATCATCAGGCGGAGGGGGCAAATCTGGCAGACTCTATGCCTATGGGTGAATTGAGCGTGAAACGACAGGAAGGCCGCACGGAGGCCACCGCGTCACCCATCGTGAACGAGGCGGCTCCCGAGGCGAACACGAAGCAACCCGGCAACGTGAACCGGATGCGAAGACTGCGCGATCGCACTCTGGCAGGGCTGCGTGGTCCACGGTCCCCGAGAAGGCCACGCCTCTGGTTCGAAATCCTGCTGATCGCGGTCAGTTACTGGCTGTACTCGCTGGTGCGCAACGCCGTCCCCGAGCAGAAGGCGGCGGCCCTGGCCAACGCCGACTGGATCTGGTCGGCCGAGCGGTTCATGGGCATCGCCGTGGAGCGGTCGGTCAACCACGCGGTCAACTCGGTGACATGGCTGATCGTGTCGATGAACTACTACTACGCGACACTGCACTTCATCGTCACCATCGGTGTGCTCGTGTGGCTGTTCCGCCGCCACCCGGGCCGCTACGCGGCAGCCCGGCTGGCCCTGTTCGCGACCACGGCCGCCGCGCTGGCCGGCTACTACCTGTACCCGTTGGCGCCGCCCCGCCTGATGAACGGCAGCACGTTCATCGACACGGTCATGGTCCACCAGACCTGGGGTTCGATGGCTTCGGGCAACTTCAAGAACATGTCGAACCAGTACGCGGCGATGCCGTCGATGCACATCGGCTGGTCGCTGTGGTGCGGGCTGACCGTGTTCGCCCTGGCCTCCGCGCCCTGGGCGAAGATCCTCGGCCTGCTCTACCCGGTGGTCACCCTGATGGTGATCGTGTCGACCGCGAACCACTTCTGGCTGGACGCGGTGGGCGGCATGGCCTGTCTGGCCTTCGGCTACGCGGTGTCGTACGCCTGGTACGGAGCGCTGCCGCACCATCTGCCGAGGCGGATTCCACCGAAGGACGCCGGGCGGGCCCGGCTGTCCGCGCTGTCGGTCCACCGGGCGAAGGCCGCGGTGGGCCGTAACTGAGGACCGGGGCGGGACGGTCCGGGGGCAGGTGCGGGCGTGCCCGGGTTTCGGGGCTCCGCCCCGGACCCCGCTCCTCAATCGCCGGAGGGGCTTGATTTGCCCGCCTCACACCGCCGCCCCGTAGAACCGCTCGTCCACCACCGCCCGCGCACGCCGGGTGATCCGCCGGTAGTCCTCCAGCATGTCACCGGCGTGACCGGGCTCGTACCCCAGGTAGCGCCCCACCGCGGTCAGCTCTCGCGGGTTGGACGGGAACGTGTCGCCGGGCCTGCCCCGTACGAGCATCACCGCGTTGCGGACCCGGGTCGCCAGCACCCACGCCTCGTCCAGCGTCTGCGCGTCCTCGGCGGAGATCAGCTCCGCCGCGCACGCCGCGGCCAGCGCCTCACGCGTCCGGGTGGTCCGGAGCCCCGGCTCGGTCCAGCCGTGCTGCATCTGCAGCAGCTGGACCGTCCACTCGACGTCGCTCAGCCCGCCCCGGCCCAGCTTCGCGTGGAGCGTCGGGTCCGCCCCGCGCGGCAGCCGCTCCGACTCCATCCGGGCCTTGAGCCGTCGGATCTCGCGGACCGCGTCCTCCCCCAGCCCCTCCGCCGGGTAGCGCAGCGGATCGATCAGCTCGATGAAGTCGCGGCCCAGATCCGCGTCGCCGGCCATCGGCTGGGCGCGCAGCAGTGCCTGGCTCTCCCAGACCAGCGACCAGCGCCGGTAGTACGCCTCGTACGACTTCAGGGTGCGGACCAGCGGTCCGCTCTTGCCCTCGGGGCGCAGATCGGCGTCGA includes these proteins:
- a CDS encoding phosphatase PAP2 family protein; this encodes MNEAAPEANTKQPGNVNRMRRLRDRTLAGLRGPRSPRRPRLWFEILLIAVSYWLYSLVRNAVPEQKAAALANADWIWSAERFMGIAVERSVNHAVNSVTWLIVSMNYYYATLHFIVTIGVLVWLFRRHPGRYAAARLALFATTAAALAGYYLYPLAPPRLMNGSTFIDTVMVHQTWGSMASGNFKNMSNQYAAMPSMHIGWSLWCGLTVFALASAPWAKILGLLYPVVTLMVIVSTANHFWLDAVGGMACLAFGYAVSYAWYGALPHHLPRRIPPKDAGRARLSALSVHRAKAAVGRN